Proteins from a genomic interval of Paenibacillus sp. FSL R5-0623:
- a CDS encoding ROK family protein: protein MKKANATMMKYINLNNVREVMQQIETATKPQLASLTNLSVVTINALIQELCDGGELFQDKVVPSNGGRPAQAYRYNYNFKLALVLYIKEMKGQELISATVMNLENKVVLKEERILPAFDKQHVLQLIARFIKEYPAIDMIGIGIPGQAVDGDITVSSHEELIHSHLIREIESEFQLNVLVENDVNAAISGYCTQHADMKERSVAGIYFPNRYPPGMGMMLNGQMIRGKNGMFGEIKYLPYSPDWKRDMSKDDFVVQVCHILQTINAVVAPHQIVIYQERVEREELDLAWKQYGKDHPMPTLPEIVHQDSFQHDFDAGLRGMVLQALKSGILSEAL from the coding sequence ATGAAAAAAGCCAACGCTACAATGATGAAATACATCAATTTGAATAATGTGCGTGAAGTCATGCAGCAGATTGAGACGGCGACCAAACCGCAATTAGCTTCACTAACCAATCTTAGTGTTGTTACCATTAATGCGCTGATTCAGGAATTATGTGATGGCGGAGAGTTGTTCCAAGATAAAGTGGTTCCCTCTAACGGTGGTCGTCCTGCTCAGGCATATCGATATAATTATAATTTCAAGCTTGCTTTGGTTCTTTACATCAAAGAGATGAAAGGCCAGGAGTTGATTTCGGCAACGGTCATGAATCTGGAGAATAAGGTTGTGCTGAAGGAAGAGCGCATTTTGCCTGCTTTTGATAAACAACATGTGCTGCAACTTATTGCGCGTTTCATTAAGGAGTACCCCGCCATTGATATGATCGGCATCGGTATTCCGGGGCAAGCCGTGGATGGGGATATCACGGTGAGCAGTCATGAAGAGCTTATCCATTCACATCTGATACGGGAGATCGAGAGCGAGTTCCAACTGAACGTTCTCGTGGAGAATGATGTGAATGCAGCGATTAGCGGATACTGTACACAGCATGCGGATATGAAGGAACGGAGTGTAGCGGGAATTTATTTTCCGAACCGATATCCGCCGGGTATGGGCATGATGTTGAATGGACAGATGATCCGTGGGAAAAACGGGATGTTTGGTGAGATCAAGTATCTTCCTTATTCACCTGATTGGAAACGTGACATGAGCAAAGATGATTTTGTAGTGCAGGTATGTCATATCTTGCAAACGATTAATGCCGTCGTTGCCCCGCACCAGATTGTCATTTATCAGGAACGGGTGGAGAGAGAAGAGCTGGATTTGGCGTGGAAGCAGTACGGGAAGGATCACCCCATGCCGACGTTGCCCGAGATTGTACATCAGGATTCGTTCCAACATGATTTTGATGCTGGGTTAAGGGGAATGGTGCTTCAGGCGTTGAAGTCAGGCATTCTATCAGAAGCCTTATAA